A genomic stretch from Arachis stenosperma cultivar V10309 chromosome 3, arast.V10309.gnm1.PFL2, whole genome shotgun sequence includes:
- the LOC130965971 gene encoding uncharacterized protein LOC130965971, which translates to MVTSTPYYAQANGQVEAANKILISLIKKHIGNRPRTWHETLSQVLLAYRNSPRGSTSTSPYKLVYGHDAVLPLEINLNTLRVSKQNDLPVDNYWNAMFDELNELDLERILALESMIRQKESVARSYNRRKEKCFSVKYRVKAENSKVEFKRSDKSWLRRVSLIHAAGVVTAVVDQVPHEM; encoded by the exons ATGGTTACCTCAACTCCATATTATGCACAAGCTAATGGGCAGGTGGAGGCAGCAAATAAAATCTTGATAAGTCTGATTAAGAAGCATATCGGGAATAGGCCCCGAACATGGCATGAGACTTTAAGCCAAGTATTATTGGCTTATCGAAATTCACCAAGGGGGTCAACAAGTACTTCACCCTATAAATTGGTTTACGGCCATGATGCAGTGCTACCACTAGAGATTAATTTGAATACTTTGAGAGTATCAAAACAGAATGATTTGCCAGTTGATAATTACTGGAATGCAATGTTTGATGAGTTGAATGAATTGGATTTAGAGCGAATCCTAGCACTTGAGAGTATGATTCGACAAAAAGAAAGTGTTGCTCGAAGTTATAATCGTCGAAAAGAAAAGTGTTTCAGTGTAA AATACAGAGTAAAAGCCGAAAATTCAAAGGTAGAATTCAAAAGATCAGATAAAAGTTGGTTGAGAAGGGTATCCTTGATCCATGCAGCAG GTGTTGTTACAGCAGTGGTTGATCAGGTTCCACATGAGATGTGA